The Chitinophaga pinensis DSM 2588 region CACCAATATCGTCGTAGAGGTAGCAGACATCATAATTAATTATGCTTTTCTGGTTTTGGTCATAGCTATTAAATATACGCATTTTCTGTCAGAAAAACACTTATCATATCTTTCATATATAGAACCTGCGTGGATTAAAATTATTCCTTATCCGAGACTTCCCAAATATTTTTTTTATTCCTGTAAGTAGTTCTTCTTTTTTTCCTGTCCTTCTATAGATACCGGAACAAAGTCCGGGCCAGCCATAATCAAACTGGACAAGCGATTGGAAGGAAAACAGAAGATTACACGTAGAAAACTGATTCTAAGGGGTTAATGAGTACTATGCCTGCCCGGAAAACGTAACTATACCACATAACAGTGTTATGTAACTGATAAGATCTTGATTGTTTAGAGAGTTTTAATAACAAATGGGGTTAATTTAGGACTATACCAAAATTAACGCTAGGGACAAATTCCGCGATAATGATGATTATATTTACCTCCCGGGGAATCTTTCCGTATGTAAACGAGAGTGCAGTACAACATACAGTATGAGTAACAGTGAAAACATCAGGTATTGGCAACAGCAGATTGCTTGTGAAAATGATGAGAAGGCCTTTTCAGAGCTGTTCCGGCATTTTTATGACCGGTTATTATATTTTGCCGTACAATACGTCTACACCCGCGAAGCAGCAGAAGAGATCGTCTCTGACGTGTTCGTTAAAATATGGAACCGTCGGAAAGAACTGGACAAGATCGCTAATCTTGAAGTATATCTTTTCGTCGCTGTCAAAAATCATTCGCTTAATTATCTTGAACAATATTCCGCACTACGGATCGCTCCGCTTAGTGACGATTCCGGCCTCTCTCAGCTGACGAATCCCATCGATCCCGAAAGGACGATGGAATGGAAAGAAATCCTGTTCAAGATGGACCAGGAGGTAGGGCGCCTGCCCGACCAGTGCCGTCGTGTGTTCAAATTGATCAAAGAGGAAGGGTTTAAATATAAAGACGTCGCGGAAATTCTCAACATCTCTCCGCGTACAGTAGAAACACAGTTGTTCCGCGCTATGAAGCGCCTCAATGAAGTGATAGGTCCTTATATCACCAACAGGCTGAAACCAAAAAATAAAAATCCGGATTCCTTGTAAGTAGTTTTTTATTTCTGTCTGTCCTTCTACTACAACCACATATGATAAACGAAGAATTATTTACCACGTTAGCCGCCAGGAAACTGGCAGGAGAAGCTACCACAGCAGAATTGCTGGAGCTTGACGGCATGTTGCAGGAATATCCTGAACTCCGCGAAAGCTATCAGCTGCTGCAACAGTACTTCAAAGTGTCCTCATATCATTCATCTGCCGATACAGAACTGGCGCTGCAACGCACCCTGTCCCGGATATCCGTTCCTGTCAGCAATGCGCCTGTAAGGAAAATGTTCCCGTGGAAATGGGTGGGTGTCGCCGCTGCTGCTGCTGTATTGATCGGCATCGTTTCGTTTGTGGTACTCAGGCCAAAAGATCATCCGGTTGAAATGGTGAAACTGATGGAAAGACAGAATGGTAAAGCTACCAGGGCCTCTATCGAACTCGCTGATGGCAGTAAGATCTGGCTCAATGCGGAAAGTAAACTGTCTTATCCGGAAGTGTTCGACGGTAATACGCGTGAAGTATATCTCACCGGGGAAGCTTTTTTTGATATAGCGCCCAATCCGAAGAAACCTTTCATCGTACATTTCAACGCCGGTAGCGTCCACGTACTCGGTACTTCCTTCAATGTACGCGCTTATGAAAATGAGGCGGTACAAACGTCTGTAAGAACAGGTAAAGTAGCATTCATCCCTAACCGTAAACAGGGTGAAAAGCCTGATACTATCTTTATTACACCGGATGAGAAAGTAACCTTACAAACCATTGTTGCAGATATAAAGAGCAACGGCATTGTGAAAGAAATTACTTCCTCCGAAGAAGATAAAGCGTGGACAGAAGGAAGACTCATATTCCGGGATGAAACACTGGAAGACATTGCATCCGAACTGGAAAGAACGTTCGGTAAGAAAGTGACCTTTGCTAATGATGCTCCACGTTATTACAGACTCACAGGCGCTTTCCAGGATAACAGCCTGCAGGATATCATGTATTATCTAGCCAGGTCAAAAGCATTCCACTATACCATCACTGATAGCACGTTACTGATCACAGAATAATAGTTCACGTTTATAATAATCAATCAAATCAATTCATTCACAAACAGCTGCGTTATGAAAGAAAGACCGCTACCCATGCGTTTTTCAGGAATTTTCCGCTCGTTGTTCCTCCCGCTGCTCGTCTGCATGGCTTTATTGAGCATGCTTGACCTGAAAGCACAGAGTGCATTTGCTGCTGATGCAAATCACCCTGTCTACAGTCAGGGACAACAGGTAAAAAAAGATACTGAACTCCCTTTTGAAAGCCGTATCAGTCTGCAGGTAAGCAATGAGCAACTTGCACAGGTACTGGAGAAGATCGAGAAACAAACCTCCTATGTGTTTGTCTATTCAAATGATGAAATCGGCGCTGCCCAGAAGATTTCCCTGTCTGTAAAGGACAAGAAACTGGGAGAAGTACTGGAAATGGTACTTGCTCCGCTGGAGATCAAATTTGAAATGATCAATAACAAGATCATTCTGCGTCAGCAGGCGGCAGCCACCATTATGCAACAGGCCGATATCACGATCAATGGCCGGGTCGTTAATAATAAGGGAGAAGGTATCCCTGGTGTGAATGTTCGTTTGCAGGGTTCCAGCATCGGTACTTCTACAAATGATCAGGGTTTTTTTACGTTAGAGATCCCGAATGGGCAAGCCAATGGTACCTTAGTTTGCTCTTCCGTTGGCTTCATCCCATCGGAAGTAGGGATCAGCGGAAGAACCAACATTACCGTAATGCTCACTGAAGACTCTAAGGACCTGGGAGAAATAGTGGTTACCGCTTACGGCACACAAAAGAGAACGCAGGTAACGGCGGCTATCAATACCATCTCCACTAAAGATATTGAAAGCCGTCCTGTTACAAACATGTTTCAGGCTTTACAGGGCACCGCGCCCAACCTTATTCTGCAACAGAATACAGCAGAACCAGGTGCGCAGATGACCCTCAATATCCGTGGTGTAGGTAGTCTTACCGGCAACTCTCCGTTGATCATCATCGATGGCGTACAAGCCGGAAAAGATGGTCTGCAGAATCTGAACCCCTATGATGTGGAAAGCATCTCCGTATTGAAAGATGCGGCTTCTTCCGCGATCTACGGTTCTCAGGCTGCAAACGGTGTTATCTATATCACTACAAAAAGAGGTTCCAAGGACGAAAAGACTTCTGTTACCTACAACGGTATGTATGGTTTCCAAACACCTACTACATTGCCCCGCAACGTAGAAGCCTGGGAATATATGACGCTGAAAAACGAAGCGCTGGTGAACTCCGGTAAAACGCCGCAGTACGCTCCCGAAGATATCAGCTACTGGCATCAGCGTGGTTCTGAACCAGCTTATCTGAAAGAAATGCTGCGCAGCAGCACTCCTCAGCAGAACCATAGTCTCAGCATGACAGGTGGTGGCAAAAGCAGCAGCTACCTGGTATCCCTCGGTTATGTGGATCAGGGCAACATGTTACAGAACTCCTACGTATCAGAAGACTTCTATTACAAACGCTACAATGCAAGGGCTAACCTCGCAGTAGATGTGAGTAAATATGTGAAAGTAAATGTAAACCTTGCATATACAAAAGGTATCAAACGCAGACAGCAGGCTGATATTGGCTTCCTGATCCGCGATGCGATCCGTACGCCGCGTATCTATCCTGTACAGGATTCACTGGGCAACTTCGTAGTGCCTTCCCTGAACAGTAACAACGTAATTGCGCAGCTGAAATACGGTGGTTTCAACAAAGAAGAAAAAGATAACCTCCTGGGAGGTCTGGATATTACCGTAACACCGGTGAAGCACTTCAAACTGAACTTCAACGCTTCCGGTACTTATACTATTACCAATCAGCAGGAACGCCAGAACAAGTATTCTTACGCACCATATTATACTACCGCTAATCCTCCGCTGTACAACAAAATGTACGAGTATGAGTTCAAGGACCTCGCTTCCAACATATATGCGACTGCGGAATATGAGAACACCTTTAACAAACACTATATCAAAGCGCAGGTCGGCGGACGTAGCGATGCCAACAACGAAGAGTACGGTGTGAAAGCGACCCGTTATGGTAGTACAAATCTGGATGACGACTGGACCATCGGTGGTGGATACATTCCTAAACCAGACGGTACTTTCGATTACGCCAACATTGGTACTTACAACGATATCATCAACCCGAACCTGTATGCGCTGAACTCTGTTTTCGGCAGAGTGAACTACGCATTCAATGACAAATATTTGGCTGAATTCACCTGGCGGTATGATGGTTCTTCCAAACTGGCTCCTGGTCACCAGTGGCAGTTCTTCCCGGCCTTCTCTCTGGGTTGGAGGATTACAGATGAGGACTTCTTCGGTGATTTCAAGAAACGTTTTGGTAACGTGAAATTCCGTTATTCATGGGGACAGGTTGGTAACTCCAACATCGGTGGCTTCAACTACCTGGCGAGAGTTACCCTGAACAGTGGTAAATATCCATTCAACAATACACCAAATACCGGTGCTGATTTCTCAGCCTACAATGAAACATTGCAGTGGGAAATTTCTACTATGAGTAACTATGGTGTGGATGT contains the following coding sequences:
- a CDS encoding FecR family protein, encoding MINEELFTTLAARKLAGEATTAELLELDGMLQEYPELRESYQLLQQYFKVSSYHSSADTELALQRTLSRISVPVSNAPVRKMFPWKWVGVAAAAAVLIGIVSFVVLRPKDHPVEMVKLMERQNGKATRASIELADGSKIWLNAESKLSYPEVFDGNTREVYLTGEAFFDIAPNPKKPFIVHFNAGSVHVLGTSFNVRAYENEAVQTSVRTGKVAFIPNRKQGEKPDTIFITPDEKVTLQTIVADIKSNGIVKEITSSEEDKAWTEGRLIFRDETLEDIASELERTFGKKVTFANDAPRYYRLTGAFQDNSLQDIMYYLARSKAFHYTITDSTLLITE
- a CDS encoding RNA polymerase sigma-70 factor, encoding MSNSENIRYWQQQIACENDEKAFSELFRHFYDRLLYFAVQYVYTREAAEEIVSDVFVKIWNRRKELDKIANLEVYLFVAVKNHSLNYLEQYSALRIAPLSDDSGLSQLTNPIDPERTMEWKEILFKMDQEVGRLPDQCRRVFKLIKEEGFKYKDVAEILNISPRTVETQLFRAMKRLNEVIGPYITNRLKPKNKNPDSL
- a CDS encoding TonB-dependent receptor gives rise to the protein MKERPLPMRFSGIFRSLFLPLLVCMALLSMLDLKAQSAFAADANHPVYSQGQQVKKDTELPFESRISLQVSNEQLAQVLEKIEKQTSYVFVYSNDEIGAAQKISLSVKDKKLGEVLEMVLAPLEIKFEMINNKIILRQQAAATIMQQADITINGRVVNNKGEGIPGVNVRLQGSSIGTSTNDQGFFTLEIPNGQANGTLVCSSVGFIPSEVGISGRTNITVMLTEDSKDLGEIVVTAYGTQKRTQVTAAINTISTKDIESRPVTNMFQALQGTAPNLILQQNTAEPGAQMTLNIRGVGSLTGNSPLIIIDGVQAGKDGLQNLNPYDVESISVLKDAASSAIYGSQAANGVIYITTKRGSKDEKTSVTYNGMYGFQTPTTLPRNVEAWEYMTLKNEALVNSGKTPQYAPEDISYWHQRGSEPAYLKEMLRSSTPQQNHSLSMTGGGKSSSYLVSLGYVDQGNMLQNSYVSEDFYYKRYNARANLAVDVSKYVKVNVNLAYTKGIKRRQQADIGFLIRDAIRTPRIYPVQDSLGNFVVPSLNSNNVIAQLKYGGFNKEEKDNLLGGLDITVTPVKHFKLNFNASGTYTITNQQERQNKYSYAPYYTTANPPLYNKMYEYEFKDLASNIYATAEYENTFNKHYIKAQVGGRSDANNEEYGVKATRYGSTNLDDDWTIGGGYIPKPDGTFDYANIGTYNDIINPNLYALNSVFGRVNYAFNDKYLAEFTWRYDGSSKLAPGHQWQFFPAFSLGWRITDEDFFGDFKKRFGNVKFRYSWGQVGNSNIGGFNYLARVTLNSGKYPFNNTPNTGADFSAYNETLQWEISTMSNYGVDVDLFNNKINASFDYFNKNTNGIYLFQVVPGTAGIGASLQNVGKVQNKGWELTVSYHAKTGAVNHTISGNLSDNLNKVVKYGEQSVQGSDFAFIIKEGFPIASYYGYKSNGLYQNLDDIKNAPKVPFAYNQQVMPGDVKYIDRNGDGVIDADDRYVFGNPFPRYTFGFSYAANWKGWDFSMFWQGVGKRGQFLRGDIVEAFHNNEDHAFEQHLDRWTPTNPDASYPRLTIGNADANNFAYSDYWLFDTKYLRLKNLQFGYTLPRSVSQLLHIQNARVYFTGQNILTFTPRRFRELGVDPEFTQFDDKLSFTNYNAIAGRSYPNAATFSFGLDLKF